The DNA window TAGAAACTAGGAACAATTGTAGCGGTAGCCGAATTGAACAAAAGAGCCAATTCTTCTTGGCTTTGAGGACCTAAAAACTCTACTCGGTTTTCGATGCCTTTAATGGCTTCACGAAGTTTTTCGTCTTTCGGAAATCCAGTATCGGAATCAAAGTCTTCACTATCTCCACCTGCAATTACCAAATAAGGTGTATCGGCAGAATTATTTTTTTCAACTAATAATCTGAAGGCTTTTAATAAGGTGAAAATGCCTTTCGTAACTTCTAGTCTTCCAGCAAAAACAAACAGGGGGCTATCGTAACCGAATTTCTTGCGCAAATGTGTTCGGTTACCACGTACTTTAAAAGCCTGATCTACTCCAATTGGTACAACTTGAATTGGCGAAGGTGAGTTAATGTGAGATTCAATCAACTGTTTTTCATTCTTAGTAGTAGCCAATACGTGATCTGTATTTTTCAAAATTGCTTTTTCTGCATTTATTCGGCGTTGGTCATGAACGCCTGTTGCTTGTTCTTTTGCCCAAGCAAGTGAATGGGTTGTGTGTACATAGGGCAATCCAAATTCACTTTTTAATTTTTTTCCGATTAAGCCGGATAGCCAATAATGTGTATGAACGATGTCATAAGAAGCTAAATTTAACGCGATTTTCATTTCTTTGTAAAATGATGGAAGCATAGCATACATTTCATCTTTTGAAACAAACCCTTTATGTCCAGCTTCTAATCTTAAAACGCGGCACGTAGTACCGAAAGTTTCTATTTGAGGTGCTGAAGAATCGCACCAATGAGTGACGACATCAACTTGCCAACCTTTATCTTCTAATGCGAGTGCTAATTGTTTAACATAATTGTTTTGACCGCCCGATTGTTTACCACCGAGCTTAGCTAAAGGATCTCCATGATCCGATATAAATAATGCTTTCTTGTTCATCAAAGCTCAGCTCCTTTTTTCTTTTTAAAAGAGGTCATCATAAGTGTTTACCCGTATTTTGAAATTTCCAATCAGATATTTTGAAAATTGTTTCTTTTTCGCTGATGGAGAATCTTAGTAACTTTAAAAAGCGGTAAGGTATCTTTACCCTATAATCGCGAAATGTAATCCACAATTTCCCATTTACAAAGAAATCTAGTTTGAGTCTCTCGGCACACTCGATTAGAATGAAGAAACAAGACTTTTGGAAACTAGGTGTTCACATGAAATCATTAATTATTATCGGTTCAGGAATTTTAGGAGCTTCTGCTGCCTATCACGCAGCGAAAGCTGGAGCAGCTGTTGTCTTGATAGACCGTGGCGATAAGGGACAAGCAACTGGAGCCGCAGCTGGCATTGTTTGTCCATGGATCTCTCAACGTAGAAACAAAGCTTGGTACAATTTGGCGAAAAATGGAGCTAAATATTATCCGGAATTGATTCGTGAGCTTGAGGCCTTAGGAGAAGAGTATACGGGTTATAGACAAGTAGGCATAGTTAGCATTCACGAAGACAGCAAATTAGATAAGATGGAACAAAAAGCATATGAGCGACGAGTTGATGCTCCGGAAATGGGTGACATTAAAAGGTTATCGTCCGAGGAAACAAGAGAAATTTTTCCTTATGCGACAGAAGAGTATGGCGCACTTTGGGTAAGTGGAGCGGCTCGAGTTGATGGGAAAGCCATTCGAGATGCGTTAATTTCGGGTGCGGTAAAGCTTGGAGCAGAACGTATGATTGGAGATGCCGAGCTATTGGTTGAAGAAGGACAAGTAGTAGGAGTAACCGTGGCTGGCAAACAAATTATTGCAGACCGAATTGTTTCAACAGGAGGCGCATGGGCAGCAGATTTATTCAAACCTTTAGGATTGGACTTAGACATTGTGCCGCAAAAAGCCCAAATTCTTCATTTGCACGCTGAATCTCAAGCGACAGGGGACTGGCCTGTTGCTATGGTTCCTTATGGTCAATATATTGTTCCGTTCGCGGATGGCAAGATTGTTGCCGGCGCAACGCATGAAAATGGAGTAGGTTTTGATGACAAGCTGACTGCAGCGGGAATTCATCATATTCTTGATAAAACCTTAGAAGCCGCACCTGGACTCGGTGAAACAGAGATGACTGGTGCTGCAACTGGTTTCCGTCCCGCTACAACGAGTGCGTTACCGTTTATTGGACAAGTTCCGGGATATCCGAACTTCTTTGCGGCTAATGGACTCGGGGCTTCAGGTTTAACTGCTGGTCCATACTTAGGTGGACAGTTAGCAAAACTTGCGCTCGGGGAACCTGTCGATATCGATTTGAGTCTTTACCAAGTAGAAGATGCGTTCAGGAGCTGAAAAGGAGGCGTAGAAATATGTATTGGTGCAAAATCGCCCGAACTAAAGCAGAATATGCTGAAATTGCGAGATTGAACTATGAAACTTTTGTAGAAGAAATTCCTCAACACCAAGCTGATGAAAGTGGCACACGTGTAGATCCGTTTCATGAACAAAATACATATTTAATTGTATTGTCGGGAATGGAAGTAGTTGGGATGATAGCATTGCGTTCAGAACGTCCATTTTCATTGGATTTGAAAATCGGGAATATTGAAGAGTTATTGCCAAATGCGGGGAAAGTTTGTGAAATCCGGTTATTGGCGATACGTAAAGCGCACCGAAACGGACGTGTGTTTTTTCTTTTAGCCCGAGCATTATCTGATTTTTGTTTAGAGCAAGGTTTTGATTCAGCTATAATTTCTGGCACTACACGTCAGATGAAACTATATGGCCAGCTTGGGTTTCGAGCATTTGCAGAACCGATGGGCACAGGAGAAGCTGTTTTTATTCCGATGGTTACGACGCGTCGCCAATACATGAATTCTGTAGCTGCGAGGTTGCAAGCAAGGCGCAGACTGTTTGTTCCAGGACCAGTTGCTTTGACTGATCAACTCGCTGCTCCTTTTAAAGAAGCTCCTATTTCACATCGATCAGCGGCTTTTCGGGAAATCCGGCAGGAAGTAGATCAATTACTTAAAGACATGACAGGGATGAAACCTCATTTACTGATAGGAAGCGGAACTTTAGCCAATGAAGCAATGCTCGCGCAAATAAAGCGTCTAAATACAAAAGGTTTAGTTTTAGTAAACGGTGAATTTGGCAGGCGGTTAGCCCAACAAGCAGAGCGTCTTAACTTAGATTATGAAGTAATAGAAGAATCATGGGGCCAAGCTTTTGATTTTAAAAAAATAGTAGAACAGCTTGAAACGGGAAAATTTCGTTGGATACTTATGGTTCATGGCGAAACTTCGACAGGTCAATTAAATAATTATGCTGAACTAACTGGTATTTGCGAGGCACGAGACATAAAGCTTTGCTTGGATACCATTAGTAGTTTTGGGGCTGTGCCATTTTCGCTTGAAGGAGTTTATCTTGCAACTGCAACAAGCGGCAAGGCGCTTGGCACGTTGAGTGGTGTTGCCATTGTCTTTGCTGATCATGAAATTGAGCCAGACAATAATGTGCCCAGCTATTTAGATCTTGGACTTTATGCGACAGGCGTCCCGTTTACATTCGCTGCGAGTTTGCTGGAAAGTTTACATCAGGCATTAAAGGCATATCCAGCCCGCTATGAACTACTAAGTCAGCGTGTTCATAAATTGCAAAAAGATACGGAAGACTGGCCAATCTTAGCGGCTGGTTACCCAACCGCTCGAACTTTTAAAATAGAAGAAGATATTCGTTTTCTAGTTGAAGATGCTCACCTTTCAGGTTTTGAGTTACATTCAGCAAGTGGCTATTTAAAGGCACGTGAATTGTTTCAAGTTTCTTGTATTCAACCAGAATTCGAAAAAGATTGGAAGCATTTCCTTGAATTTTATGAAGTTTATTATCGTTATCACGTAAAAGCAGCCCGCCACTCAATGTGACGGGCTATTGTTATACGACAATTTTGTTATAAACATCTAATATAAATGCTTTATGAGGAAAATTAGGCATAGGTTCGATCAAGTCTTTAGCGATACTGGCGTGTTTTTTGGCGAGTTCTTTATCGCCAAGCTCTAAGTAAATGAGTGCCATATACGCATCTTTTTCATAGTGCAGCGATAAGTCATAAGGGTGATGAAGAAATTCCCAGAGCTCATGCTTTTTCAGCCATTCTAAAGCTTCTTTAAATTGCCCAAGACCATATAAAGCTTTGCCTTTTTCTAAAGTAAACATGAAGATTTTGTCTTCGGGATACTTTTCTAAGTTTTCATCAATCAACGTAAGAGCCGCATGGTAATCATGAGCAAAAGAATTTAAATAATGAACTTCAATCGCATTAGCTAATGCGCTCACTTCATCGTCTTCTGTAAAATCTGCAAACAAACGAAGTTTCGAAATGTAATAATCTATTCTTATTACATCCTCTTCCAACATGGCTTGGAACCCTGCTAGTCGGTAAAGAGCATCAATTCGATAAAATACTTGATGCTCTTTTGAGTATTGAATAGCCTCTTCCATTAAACGTTTAGCGTTTTTGCCATCTCCAATAGCGGAATAAAGAATCGACTCGTAATAATCAAAGTCCAATTTCTTCAGATGATCTAAAACCCCAGTACGTTCTTCAAATGTTTTTCTCGAGGCTTGAATCGAATTTAAAGCTTCCTTATAGCGATGCTCCGTAAACGCCATCATTGCTTTGAAAATATGAAGGTCCGCGCTTTGGTTGATCATATGCAGGCTTTCATAAATATCTTCTGCGCCTCTCAACGTCTCTTCCCAGTCATTTTGTTTTGTGTGATAACTACAGCGACTGTAAATTTCAAGAAGTCTTGCAGATTCATAGCGAAAAGGAAGTCGATCGAGATATGGCTTTAAAATCTCAATGATTTCCTTGTACTTGCCAATCAATTCATTACTTAACAATTCTTTTGTATATAGCTTTTCTATTTTTTCCAATAAGCTTCTCAATTCATGTGTTGGCATATTTTCAAGAAGTTCATTGCGATCTACATCTAGTTGTTCTGCAATATATGCCAAGCTTTCCATAGAAGGATTTGCCTTATTGTTTTCGATTAAACTAAGCATTCCTTTAGTTAATTGATCGCCCGCTAAGGCTTGTAACGTTAATCCTTTTTGTTTTCTTAATGTCTTAATTCGTTCGCCTAAAGTAGTCATTGGATCACCCGCCTTCAATAGTTTAATTATATTAAACTTTTTCTTGCTATGTCAATTCTTTCGTGATATATTTTGTTTAATTAAATTAAACTTTCGTTTAGGAGGACAAAAGATGACAGATGATTTACGTATCAAACAGGCAACATACCATCTCTACACATTTACAGTTAGCAAATTAATCTCCACATTTGGAAGCTCTGTTTATGCATTCGGTATTAGTTTGTATGTATTGGCATTGACCGGTTCAGCTGCTAGTTTTGCGATTAATTTAATATGCAGTATTTTGCCACGATCACTATTATCTCCATTTGCGGGATATGTTGCCGACAAATACTCAAAAAAAGCCACCATCATTCTGTCCCAACTAGCCAGTGTGTTAGCAGTAGCAGGCTTACTTATTTTTGGGTTAATAAATGACTTGTCGTTAACAGCTATTTATACGACAACCGCGCTGTTGTCCATTAGTACGATGTTTACCGGTGTCACATTCTCTTCGTCAATTGCCAATCTGATTGACCCAGATCGCATTCAACGAGCAATGGGTTTTAACCAATCAGCCGTTTCTATTGCAGCAATCGGTGGTCCTGTAGTAGGAGGAATTCTTTTCGGATTTGTTTCGATGAATGTCTTTCTCATCATCCAAGTAGCGGCGTACGCTTTAGCTGTCTTGTTAGAGTCCACAATGAATTTCAAGCTTTTTACAAATCGAACTGAACAGCAAAGTGGCAGTTCGAACACTTCTATGTTGAAAGAAATGAAAGAAGGGTTTCTTTATTTAAAATCTAACCGTGTCATCATGGTGATTGTCACGACCGCTATCGGTATCAACTTCTTTTTTTCTTCAATGATGATTGGTTTGCCATTTATCGTGGTTCAGCAATTGCAAATCAAAGCAACGCATTTTGGCATGATTGAAGCGATGATTGCGATAGGGATGTTAATAGCGTCAATTTATTTTTCAATAAGCAAAGAAGTAGGATTTCCGCTTCTAGTTGCTAAAAGAGGGATATTGGCGATGTCTGTTTTGCTTGCTGGCATGGGCATCCCGCTGATTATTGGTATGCCTTACAACGTAACAGTTGGCTATTTCCTTTTGCTTATGTTGATATTTGGTATTAGCAATGTCTTTGTTAATACGCCCATTGGTGTCATGATGCAAAAGGACGTAGCAGAAGAATACCGAGGTCGCGTTTTTGGAATATTGGAGTCGATGGCAATGGCTATGATGCCGCTCGGCTATTTATTGTTTGGCTTGTTATATGATATGTTGCCTGCAGAATACGTAGTAGGGATAAGCAGTGTTTGTTTAATTGCGTTAACAAGTTATTTGATGCGTTCCTCGATCATGAAAGAAGCAATGCCTTCACTTCAAAAAATATAAGTTTCATAAAAAGCGCTGAACAACGTTGTTAATGTATGTTGTTCAGCGCTTTTTAAAGATTATTTTCTTTATTAATTGAAAATTAAAATAATTTATGTATAAATACCCCCTTTTAATGTCTATAGTATGTATTTTCTGGGTAACCCATTACTAAGGACTTATTATTTAGTGAGTGGGGGGAGACTATGAAAGTGGAAAAAGCAAATGCGCCATTAAAAAAATATGTTTGGAGCTTAGTCATTTTAAACTTCTTAGATGGCTTATTAACATATATTGGGCTTTCAACTGGAGCTATAGATGAAGGGAATCCATTGTTAGCATCGCTATCTCCTTTAGCCCTCTTCGCAACAAAGTTGTTTTTGTCGCTCTGTCTTTTCAGCTTTCTCTTCACACCTTTCATCAAGATTCAATCCCACATATGGCGTTACACGCTCGTTATTGTTAATA is part of the Planococcus sp. PAMC 21323 genome and encodes:
- a CDS encoding glycosyltransferase, whose product is MNKKALFISDHGDPLAKLGGKQSGGQNNYVKQLALALEDKGWQVDVVTHWCDSSAPQIETFGTTCRVLRLEAGHKGFVSKDEMYAMLPSFYKEMKIALNLASYDIVHTHYWLSGLIGKKLKSEFGLPYVHTTHSLAWAKEQATGVHDQRRINAEKAILKNTDHVLATTKNEKQLIESHINSPSPIQVVPIGVDQAFKVRGNRTHLRKKFGYDSPLFVFAGRLEVTKGIFTLLKAFRLLVEKNNSADTPYLVIAGGDSEDFDSDTGFPKDEKLREAIKGIENRVEFLGPQSQEELALLFNSATATIVPSFYESFGMVAAEAQACGSPVIASNIGGLKNVVQNGISGLLVETKNEIDLAIAMDVLSANALLTERLSRQAEKIARKDFNWDSISSRINSLYEVIIHARSNTLISNRSGRNTRR
- a CDS encoding NAD(P)/FAD-dependent oxidoreductase: MKSLIIIGSGILGASAAYHAAKAGAAVVLIDRGDKGQATGAAAGIVCPWISQRRNKAWYNLAKNGAKYYPELIRELEALGEEYTGYRQVGIVSIHEDSKLDKMEQKAYERRVDAPEMGDIKRLSSEETREIFPYATEEYGALWVSGAARVDGKAIRDALISGAVKLGAERMIGDAELLVEEGQVVGVTVAGKQIIADRIVSTGGAWAADLFKPLGLDLDIVPQKAQILHLHAESQATGDWPVAMVPYGQYIVPFADGKIVAGATHENGVGFDDKLTAAGIHHILDKTLEAAPGLGETEMTGAATGFRPATTSALPFIGQVPGYPNFFAANGLGASGLTAGPYLGGQLAKLALGEPVDIDLSLYQVEDAFRS
- a CDS encoding GNAT family N-acetyltransferase; this translates as MYWCKIARTKAEYAEIARLNYETFVEEIPQHQADESGTRVDPFHEQNTYLIVLSGMEVVGMIALRSERPFSLDLKIGNIEELLPNAGKVCEIRLLAIRKAHRNGRVFFLLARALSDFCLEQGFDSAIISGTTRQMKLYGQLGFRAFAEPMGTGEAVFIPMVTTRRQYMNSVAARLQARRRLFVPGPVALTDQLAAPFKEAPISHRSAAFREIRQEVDQLLKDMTGMKPHLLIGSGTLANEAMLAQIKRLNTKGLVLVNGEFGRRLAQQAERLNLDYEVIEESWGQAFDFKKIVEQLETGKFRWILMVHGETSTGQLNNYAELTGICEARDIKLCLDTISSFGAVPFSLEGVYLATATSGKALGTLSGVAIVFADHEIEPDNNVPSYLDLGLYATGVPFTFAASLLESLHQALKAYPARYELLSQRVHKLQKDTEDWPILAAGYPTARTFKIEEDIRFLVEDAHLSGFELHSASGYLKARELFQVSCIQPEFEKDWKHFLEFYEVYYRYHVKAARHSM
- a CDS encoding helix-turn-helix domain-containing protein, translating into MTTLGERIKTLRKQKGLTLQALAGDQLTKGMLSLIENNKANPSMESLAYIAEQLDVDRNELLENMPTHELRSLLEKIEKLYTKELLSNELIGKYKEIIEILKPYLDRLPFRYESARLLEIYSRCSYHTKQNDWEETLRGAEDIYESLHMINQSADLHIFKAMMAFTEHRYKEALNSIQASRKTFEERTGVLDHLKKLDFDYYESILYSAIGDGKNAKRLMEEAIQYSKEHQVFYRIDALYRLAGFQAMLEEDVIRIDYYISKLRLFADFTEDDEVSALANAIEVHYLNSFAHDYHAALTLIDENLEKYPEDKIFMFTLEKGKALYGLGQFKEALEWLKKHELWEFLHHPYDLSLHYEKDAYMALIYLELGDKELAKKHASIAKDLIEPMPNFPHKAFILDVYNKIVV
- a CDS encoding MFS transporter; its protein translation is MTDDLRIKQATYHLYTFTVSKLISTFGSSVYAFGISLYVLALTGSAASFAINLICSILPRSLLSPFAGYVADKYSKKATIILSQLASVLAVAGLLIFGLINDLSLTAIYTTTALLSISTMFTGVTFSSSIANLIDPDRIQRAMGFNQSAVSIAAIGGPVVGGILFGFVSMNVFLIIQVAAYALAVLLESTMNFKLFTNRTEQQSGSSNTSMLKEMKEGFLYLKSNRVIMVIVTTAIGINFFFSSMMIGLPFIVVQQLQIKATHFGMIEAMIAIGMLIASIYFSISKEVGFPLLVAKRGILAMSVLLAGMGIPLIIGMPYNVTVGYFLLLMLIFGISNVFVNTPIGVMMQKDVAEEYRGRVFGILESMAMAMMPLGYLLFGLLYDMLPAEYVVGISSVCLIALTSYLMRSSIMKEAMPSLQKI
- a CDS encoding DUF5658 family protein, with the protein product MKVEKANAPLKKYVWSLVILNFLDGLLTYIGLSTGAIDEGNPLLASLSPLALFATKLFLSLCLFSFLFTPFIKIQSHIWRYTLVIVNILYSITLLLHIYWLVILVAITY